One segment of Candidatus Thorarchaeota archaeon DNA contains the following:
- a CDS encoding TCP-1/cpn60 chaperonin family protein: MAQMSGTPVLILKEGTSRTRGKSAQENNVNAGKIIAEAVRSTLGPRGMDKMLVDSLGDVTITNDGASILKEIDVQHPAAKMLVEVARSQDQETGDGTTTSVVIAGELLKRAQDLLDKGIHPTIIVGGYQKAAEKATEILNEISVSMEGMDKEILKKIASTSMNSKSIVGIKDHFANIAVHAVLQVKEEVEGKTVADIDMIEVIKKQGKSLLETELVDGMVVDKEVVHAAMPKKVEKAKIALVNAPIEVEKTEFDAEIKIDRPDQLKQFIDEEERMLKKMVDRIIETGTNVLICQKGIDDVAQHYLSKAGVLAIRRAKKSTLEKLAKATGANVASSLDELDADALGEAGIVEEVKIADDKLVYIRECKDPKAVSIVIRGGTEHVVDEAERGLHDALCVVRNVVEDSTYVGGGGAPETEISKRLEAYAKKVGGREQLAIEAFAEALRVVPKTLAENGGHDPIDIIADLNKEHSGKAGIWAGVNVLKGEISDMQKEGVIEPARVKHQAIRSAAEAAQMILRIDDVIAAKATEAPAGPPGGGAGGMGGMGGMGGMGGMGGMPPM; this comes from the coding sequence ATGGCGCAAATGAGTGGCACTCCAGTACTTATTCTGAAGGAAGGTACCTCGCGAACTCGCGGCAAGTCCGCGCAAGAAAACAACGTCAACGCAGGCAAGATTATCGCGGAAGCGGTCAGGTCAACCCTTGGCCCACGCGGTATGGACAAGATGCTGGTTGACTCGCTTGGTGATGTTACAATCACCAACGACGGTGCATCTATTCTTAAAGAAATAGATGTCCAGCATCCGGCTGCGAAAATGCTTGTAGAGGTCGCTAGGAGCCAAGACCAAGAGACTGGTGACGGCACAACGACTTCTGTTGTGATTGCGGGAGAACTGCTGAAGAGAGCACAGGACCTTCTTGACAAGGGCATCCACCCAACGATTATTGTTGGAGGATATCAGAAAGCAGCTGAAAAAGCTACAGAGATTCTCAATGAGATTTCAGTATCGATGGAAGGGATGGACAAGGAGATTCTGAAGAAAATCGCTTCCACATCCATGAACAGCAAATCCATTGTTGGAATTAAAGATCATTTTGCCAACATCGCTGTCCATGCGGTTCTTCAAGTGAAAGAAGAAGTTGAGGGCAAGACTGTCGCCGACATTGATATGATTGAGGTCATCAAGAAGCAGGGCAAGAGCCTACTTGAGACAGAGCTCGTAGATGGTATGGTAGTGGACAAAGAAGTCGTCCATGCAGCCATGCCCAAGAAGGTCGAGAAGGCGAAGATTGCTCTGGTCAATGCACCAATCGAGGTCGAGAAGACCGAATTTGATGCTGAAATCAAGATTGATAGACCCGATCAGCTCAAACAATTCATCGACGAAGAAGAGCGCATGCTCAAGAAGATGGTCGACAGAATCATTGAGACAGGCACCAATGTCCTGATTTGTCAGAAGGGCATTGATGACGTTGCCCAGCACTACCTTTCCAAGGCAGGCGTGTTGGCAATTCGCAGAGCCAAGAAGAGCACTCTAGAGAAGCTTGCCAAAGCTACCGGCGCAAACGTTGCTAGTAGCTTGGATGAACTTGACGCAGATGCGTTGGGTGAAGCTGGCATTGTCGAGGAAGTCAAGATTGCTGATGATAAGCTAGTCTACATCAGAGAATGCAAAGACCCCAAGGCAGTTTCCATTGTCATTCGTGGTGGTACTGAGCATGTTGTAGACGAAGCCGAGAGAGGCCTTCACGATGCCCTCTGTGTAGTGAGAAATGTCGTTGAAGACAGTACATATGTCGGAGGCGGTGGAGCTCCAGAAACAGAGATATCCAAGAGACTTGAAGCCTACGCAAAGAAGGTTGGTGGTCGTGAGCAGCTTGCCATCGAGGCATTCGCCGAGGCACTCAGAGTCGTACCAAAGACTCTAGCCGAGAATGGCGGTCATGACCCAATCGATATCATTGCCGACCTCAACAAGGAGCACTCTGGCAAGGCAGGTATCTGGGCCGGCGTCAACGTACTCAAAGGCGAGATATCTGACATGCAGAAAGAAGGCGTTATAGAGCCTGCTCGTGTGAAGCATCAGGCCATTCGATCCGCAGCAGAAGCTGCCCAAATGATACTGCGAATTGACGATGTCATCGCAGCTAAGGCCACAGAAGCTCCCGCTGGTCCACCCGGTGGAGGCGCTGGTGGCATGGGCGGTATGGGCGGTATGGGTGGCATGGGCGGCATGGGCGGCATGCCTCCAATGTGA
- a CDS encoding 2-oxoacid:acceptor oxidoreductase subunit alpha, producing the protein MDLSFNIGGAAGQGINTIGDLVAQVFVKNGLYTFTIKDYMSRVRGGYNFTQIRVSDEHVHAPVHSVDVIIALTKDAIVNQRERLIEGGVIIFDESLDFEECERCHLPLPLEETAEEVGGDVRMMNAAALGALLSVLKMPVSLAENALADIFGDKGDSVVEGNVKVARTMFEEVKGELAQRCDHDFSSVENAPSKDRLLVTGNQAIALGAMAANLKWISAYPMSPSTSLFEFIIQNAQRLQIGGLQTEDEIAGLNMALGASHTGARSMVTTSGGGFSLMVEAVGLAGMAEIPIVIYNAQRPGPSTGLPTRTEQGDLLFMLHSSQGEFPRIMIGPKDPLEAYYLTKNAFRLADKFQVPVMLLGDQHLAEFSMNIPRIEIEEISMERGKLAESSDDSYKRFKITEDGVSPRAFPGDEGMVVAASGNTHNEFGHISEDPDNRNAMVEKRLAKIPRILDELEEPKVYGDEKADYTLLTWGSTWGAAYEAMQRLSQDGVSINHLHFAYLYPLKTKRLNRIWNEAKKIISVEQNATSQFAKLIRMESGLSVDEEINKYDGRPMTPEWIIKELREVGVR; encoded by the coding sequence ATGGATCTCAGTTTCAATATAGGTGGCGCGGCTGGTCAGGGAATCAACACCATAGGAGACCTAGTCGCACAGGTTTTTGTGAAAAATGGCCTCTATACGTTCACAATAAAGGACTATATGTCGCGAGTCAGAGGAGGCTATAACTTCACACAGATTCGCGTATCCGATGAACATGTTCATGCTCCAGTGCATAGCGTAGATGTGATAATCGCCCTAACTAAGGATGCTATTGTCAATCAGCGAGAGCGTCTCATAGAAGGCGGCGTCATTATCTTCGATGAATCACTTGATTTTGAAGAATGCGAGAGATGTCACTTGCCATTACCGCTTGAAGAGACGGCAGAAGAAGTTGGTGGCGATGTTCGCATGATGAATGCTGCCGCTCTGGGGGCCTTGCTTTCCGTTCTTAAGATGCCAGTTTCGTTGGCAGAAAATGCACTGGCAGATATCTTTGGAGATAAGGGAGATAGCGTGGTTGAAGGCAACGTCAAAGTAGCGCGGACAATGTTTGAAGAGGTAAAAGGGGAACTTGCCCAACGATGCGATCACGATTTTAGCAGTGTTGAGAACGCCCCCTCTAAAGATCGATTGCTGGTGACCGGAAACCAAGCTATTGCCCTTGGAGCAATGGCAGCGAATTTAAAGTGGATTTCGGCTTATCCGATGAGCCCTTCAACATCGCTATTCGAGTTCATCATACAGAACGCACAGCGCCTACAAATTGGTGGTCTGCAAACCGAGGACGAAATAGCAGGACTCAATATGGCGCTGGGTGCTTCACATACTGGGGCGCGATCCATGGTTACGACCTCGGGTGGTGGGTTCTCGTTGATGGTCGAAGCGGTTGGACTGGCGGGTATGGCCGAAATACCGATAGTAATCTATAATGCCCAGCGTCCCGGCCCAAGTACTGGACTACCAACGCGGACAGAACAAGGGGACTTGTTATTCATGCTTCATTCCTCACAGGGTGAGTTTCCAAGAATCATGATCGGCCCAAAAGACCCCCTGGAGGCATACTATCTCACAAAGAATGCCTTTCGTCTTGCCGATAAATTCCAAGTTCCTGTGATGCTGCTTGGCGATCAACATCTGGCAGAATTCAGCATGAATATACCCCGAATAGAGATTGAGGAGATTAGCATGGAGCGTGGAAAACTTGCTGAAAGCTCAGACGATTCATACAAGCGATTCAAAATCACGGAGGACGGTGTGTCTCCCCGAGCATTCCCTGGAGATGAAGGTATGGTTGTTGCAGCTTCTGGGAACACACATAACGAATTTGGACACATTTCTGAGGACCCAGATAATCGAAACGCCATGGTGGAGAAACGATTAGCCAAGATACCACGGATACTCGATGAACTGGAAGAACCCAAAGTCTACGGCGATGAGAAGGCAGACTACACATTGCTAACTTGGGGGTCTACCTGGGGAGCCGCCTATGAGGCAATGCAGCGTTTGTCGCAGGATGGCGTATCTATTAATCATCTTCATTTCGCCTATCTGTACCCTCTCAAAACGAAAAGGTTGAACAGGATATGGAATGAAGCGAAGAAGATTATATCCGTCGAACAGAATGCTACATCACAGTTCGCGAAGCTTATCAGGATGGAGTCGGGATTGAGTGTCGATGAAGAAATCAACAAGTATGACGGGCGACCGATGACGCCAGAATGGATTATCAAAGAACTCAGGGAGGTTGGTGTGCGATGA
- a CDS encoding 2-oxoacid ferredoxin oxidoreductase (catalyzes the coenzyme A-dependent decarboxylation of 2-oxoacids, such as pyruvate and 2-oxoglutarate), giving the protein MIEREDLESPQDIQWCPGCGNFGILRALKQAVMELGYPKHEFFLVSGIGQSGKTPHFINLNGFHTLHGRAIPVATGAHVANTDLKVIVHGGDGDLLGEGLGHLMHAARRNVNVTCLLHNNGVYGLTKGQYSPTSPHGFVSKTSPPPTGVPMDPVNTIGVALIGGATFVARGFAGDINQLTQLIVDAIEHPGFALVEIMQPCVIFNPKWGWDFFRERVYKLEDDYDIKSRTAALEKSFEFGDRIPTGVFYKHEKTHFAQELQLPEGSLRDHTNDREEIQDIIDEMLV; this is encoded by the coding sequence ATGATCGAACGAGAGGATTTGGAATCGCCGCAGGACATCCAGTGGTGCCCAGGTTGTGGTAATTTCGGTATTCTAAGAGCACTGAAACAAGCGGTCATGGAACTTGGTTATCCGAAGCACGAATTCTTCCTAGTATCCGGCATTGGGCAATCAGGGAAGACACCACACTTCATCAACCTGAATGGTTTCCATACGCTTCATGGAAGGGCCATTCCGGTTGCTACAGGTGCCCATGTGGCCAATACTGACTTGAAAGTCATCGTGCATGGTGGAGATGGAGATTTGCTTGGTGAAGGTCTCGGACATCTCATGCATGCGGCACGGAGAAACGTGAACGTCACCTGTCTTCTTCATAATAATGGTGTGTATGGCCTTACCAAGGGACAGTATTCACCAACATCACCGCATGGATTCGTTAGCAAGACCTCGCCGCCTCCAACCGGTGTTCCAATGGATCCTGTTAACACGATAGGCGTTGCTCTGATCGGTGGCGCTACCTTTGTGGCCAGAGGGTTTGCGGGAGACATCAACCAATTAACTCAACTGATAGTTGATGCCATAGAACATCCTGGTTTTGCATTAGTGGAGATTATGCAACCCTGTGTGATCTTCAATCCAAAATGGGGTTGGGATTTCTTCAGAGAACGGGTATACAAACTTGAGGATGACTACGACATTAAGAGCAGAACAGCGGCGCTTGAGAAGTCCTTCGAATTCGGAGATCGTATTCCCACCGGAGTGTTCTACAAGCACGAGAAAACCCATTTTGCTCAAGAACTGCAGCTTCCTGAAGGAAGCCTAAGGGACCATACCAACGACCGTGAAGAAATTCAAGACATAATTGACGAAATGCTAGTTTAA